The Cyclobacterium amurskyense genome contains the following window.
ACAAGCTAGGCAGCAGCAATTACATTCCCGACCAATATGGGAAACTGATCTATCAATACGCCAAGGTGATTCGCAATATGCCCTCTCATTTAAGCATCCATGCCGGAGGAATACTGATTTCCCACAAGCCCATCCATTATTACACCGCTACCGAGTTACCACCGAAGGGCTTTGCTACTTCCCAGTTTGACATGCATGTGGCTGAAGACATTGGTTTGCATAAATTCGACATTCTCAGCCAAAGAGGCCTTGGACATATCAAAAGTGCATTGGAGCTGATCCATACAAACCAGGGAAAAACAGTGGATATCCGTCAGGTAGCTGCATTTAAGAAAGACCCTGCCATCAAAGCACATCTTCGTGAAGGCCGTACCATCGGGGCATTCTATGTAGAATCTCCCGCCATGCGTATGTTGCTGGCCAAAATGAAAGCCGATGAATACCTGGAGTTGGTAGCGGCCAGTTCCATCATTCGTCCTGGTGTGGCTCGTTCGGGTATGATGCGGGAATACATTCTGAGACATGTAAATCCCGCCCGTAGGGAAAGGGCTCATCCTGTATTGAATGACATCATGCCTGAAACTTACGGCATCATGGTCTATCAGGAAGATGTGATCAAAGTGGCTCACCATTTTGCTGGGCTCACACTGAGTGAAGCGGATGTCCTCCGAAGGGGAATGAGTGGCAAATCCCGCTCAAAAGGAGCCTTACAAAGAGTCAAAGATCGTTTTTTTTCCAATTGTCAAGAAATGGGCAGGGATGCAACAGTCACCGGAGAAGTTTGGCATCAGATCGAGAGTTTTGCCGGATACTCTTTTGCCAAGGGGCATTCGGCCTCTTTTGCTGTGGAAAGCTATCAAAGCCTGTACCTGAAGGCCCATTATCCTCTGGAATTTATGGTGGCCGTTATCAATAATTTTGGTGGTTTTTACCATACAGAATTTTACATACACGAGCTGCGAATGAATGGCGCAGATGTACAGGCCCCACACCTGAATGAAAGCGACTATTTCACCAATATCAAGGGAAAAACAGTTTACTTGGGCTTTGTACACATGAAATACCTGCAACAAGAAACCTCCAAAAGGCTATTGGCTGAAAGGCAAAAGGCTGGCCCCTATGCTGGACTGACTGATTTTATCTCTAGGGTAGATATCAGTCTGGAGCAAGTGCTGATTCTGATCCGAATCGGTTGCTTTCGTTTTACAGGGAAGAGCAAACAAGAGAGTTTATGGGAAGCCCATTTTATCATGCACCGCAAAAAAAGTCCTGTTGGTGGAAGTCAGCGCTTGTTTGCCAATGCGGGCTTCCGTGAGCTAAAGGCGCCCGTGCTGGAAGATTTGGACCTGAGACAGGAGATTATCGATCAACTGGAGATTCTGGAATTCCCGTTAATCAGCCCTTTCCACTTGGTGAAAGATCAGAAAACTTCGGGAATTGCTGCATTGGAAATGAAGCAATTCCTGGGCAAGCGTGTTCAGCTTATTGGCTACTTGGTCACGGTCAAGTACACGCGCACCGTTAAGGGAGATATAATGAATTTCGGCACTTTTATAGACAAAGATGGGCACTGGATAGACACGGTCCATTTCCCTCCGGTGGTAAAAAAAACACCTCTAAAAGGGCGGGGCATCTACCTTATCAAAGGAAAGGTAACTGAGGAGTTTGACTTTTACAGCATAGAAGTAAGCAGTTGCGAAAGGATGGCCTACTGGAATGCCGAGGATTAACCTTAGAAAAACGAGGACGGTAATCACTTCTATACAAGCGTTCTAGGCCAATCCTCCCTTAGCATTTGATCATTCCCTTTAAAATGAATAAAACCTTATTTGAAATGGAATATCGCTAAATTTTAATTAACTTAATAGTTCAATCATTTTACTATGAAAAAGACAATCCTACTACAAATCTGTTTGATCAATTGCTTTTTCTCATGTGGATCCAAAGATAATGACAACCTCTCAGACACTTCCTACGCTTTAGAAATAGTGGATTCAGTACAGGTGGATTTTCTAGGAAACCTGCAACTTTATGCCGTTCACTCCACTAAAGATTTATTTCTTTTCCATGAATTCCAGCAAAATCAATTCATCCTCACGGATAAAAACGGGGAGGTTCTTTCCACCTTCGATCAACCGGGCGATGCGCCCAGCTCCTATGGCAGTACCGCTTGTTCCGCTACTTTTGTAGGAGACAGTATTGTTGTCATGGGGAGACAAAAGCTGGTGATATATAACCTTGATTTTGACTATATTAAAAGTCATCAGAAACCCTATGCAGGTCAAGGTATGACTTACTCCGGCTTTGATCATTTGCATAAGGTCAATATAGGCGATGAAACCAACCTAGTTGCCTTTACCGGAGGAGCCCAACATCCAGTCGCAACAAATCAGGAGGACTATTACAACCATTTCAACACCTTTGACCTTATCAGCCTTGATTCAGGGGGCTACGTACCCATTACTCCCCTGCATCCTAAAAGCAGGTACAAACAGGGTAAGGCTTTTAATTTTATCAGGCCAATGTTTCAGGTGAATGAAGACAAGATTCATTTTGTTTTTGCCACAGACACCTTATTTCATACCCATGACCTGAGCAAAGCGGAAAATGGATTAACCGTGGAAGGTATCCCATTTGATGATTTTATCCTTAATCCGGGATACCCGTTTGGGGGAAGTGAAGATTACGACACTCCTAAGCCTAGGAAAGGTGAAGTAGAAAGCTATTTTAAGGTGGATGAGAAAGACCTGATCCTTTACCGGTCCGGATTGTCTCTTGATGTTATCATTGCCAACAAAACGGCCACCCAGGAGGATGCCAAAAAAATTAACGCCCGATTGAACCCCTTAAAATTTCTGGTAAGAGAAGCTGAAGGGGTATACAGCGAAGTCGGCCTCTGTCCCACCAATTTTACCCCTACACATGTAGATGGTAAAAATCGGTTGTGGGCGCGACAGCATGTTGAGCTTT
Protein-coding sequences here:
- a CDS encoding DNA polymerase III subunit alpha; its protein translation is MHLNCHSHYSFKYGTLSVEQLVVEAKKQKLDALALTDINSCSGVFPFIREAQKNGIHPVIGIDFRNGNKQQFIGLAKNQEGFYELNKYLSHHLMNKLPFPERAPVFDHSVVIYPFTESVFDLKENEYLGIHPSQLNRLPYSPWAKSKERLVLLQPVSFASKTTFNAHRLLRAMDGNTLLSKLPLSEQGDPTDRFYGYADMVGRCEGHSYLIYNSQKLLEQCQFSFYFQAVKNRRDILGSDWEDFDYLRQETYKGALRRYGSLDETKEKRIIKELEIIQQKGFVSYFLINYDIVNFAQHKNFFYVGRGSGANSIVAYCLAITDVDPIELDLYFERFINLYRENPPDFDLDFSWKDRDEITHYIFDTYNQPKQDHVCLLATFNTFQYNSVLRELGKVFGLPKSEIESLIYYGDKLGSSNYIPDQYGKLIYQYAKVIRNMPSHLSIHAGGILISHKPIHYYTATELPPKGFATSQFDMHVAEDIGLHKFDILSQRGLGHIKSALELIHTNQGKTVDIRQVAAFKKDPAIKAHLREGRTIGAFYVESPAMRMLLAKMKADEYLELVAASSIIRPGVARSGMMREYILRHVNPARRERAHPVLNDIMPETYGIMVYQEDVIKVAHHFAGLTLSEADVLRRGMSGKSRSKGALQRVKDRFFSNCQEMGRDATVTGEVWHQIESFAGYSFAKGHSASFAVESYQSLYLKAHYPLEFMVAVINNFGGFYHTEFYIHELRMNGADVQAPHLNESDYFTNIKGKTVYLGFVHMKYLQQETSKRLLAERQKAGPYAGLTDFISRVDISLEQVLILIRIGCFRFTGKSKQESLWEAHFIMHRKKSPVGGSQRLFANAGFRELKAPVLEDLDLRQEIIDQLEILEFPLISPFHLVKDQKTSGIAALEMKQFLGKRVQLIGYLVTVKYTRTVKGDIMNFGTFIDKDGHWIDTVHFPPVVKKTPLKGRGIYLIKGKVTEEFDFYSIEVSSCERMAYWNAED